The following coding sequences are from one Danio rerio strain Tuebingen ecotype United States chromosome 21, GRCz12tu, whole genome shotgun sequence window:
- the drd1b gene encoding dopamine receptor D1b, translating to MDVNYSTVLDSSVSQRDSSKRVLTGCFLSLLILTTLLGNTLVCAAVTKFRHLRSKVTNFFVISLAISDLLVAILVMPWKAATEIVGFWPFGAFCDVWVAFDIMCSTASILNLCVISVDRYWAISSPFRYERKMTPKVAFIMISVAWTLSILISFIPVQLNWHKAQTTSYTELNGTYGELPPDNCDSSLNRTYAISSSLISFYIPVAIMLVTYTRIYRIAQKQIRRISALERAAESAKNRHSSMGNNASMESESSFKMSFKRETKVLKTLSVIMGVFVCCWLPFFVLNCMVPFCNPNESTDFLCISSTTFDVFVWFGWANSSLNPIIYAFNADFRKAFSILLGCHRLCPGSSAIEIVSINNNCGPPSTSQYQPKGHIPKEGNNSNYEIPHSIICQEEENQKKEDDSGIKTFDKLSPSMSGTLDSDADVSLEKINPITQNGQHKSIPC from the coding sequence TCTCACTCCTCATTCTGACCACCTTACTGGGAAACACGTTGGTCTGTGCTGCAGTCACAAAGTTTCGCCATCTGCGCTCTAAAGTCACCAACTTCTTTGTTATATCACTGGCTATTTCTGACTTGCTTGTGGCCATTTTGGTGATGCCATGGAAAGCCGCCACGGAGATTGTAGGTTTTTGGCCGTTCGGCGCCTTCTGCGATGTTTGGGTGGCCTTTGACATCATGTGTTCCACTGCCTCCATCTTGAATCTGTGCGTCATCAGTGTGGACCGCTACTGGGCCATTTCAAGCCCGTTTCGCTATGAGCGAAAGATGACACCAAAGGTGGCGTTCATCATGATAAGCGTGGCATGGACGCTGTCCATCCTTATCTCCTTCATCCCTGTGCAGCTAAATTGGCACAAAGCCCAGACGACTAGTTATACAGAGCTTAACGGTACCTATGGCGAACTTCCCCCAGATAACTGCGACTCCAGCCTTAATCGGACATACGCCATCTCCTCCTCGCTGATTAGTTTTTACATACCTGTGGCCATTATGCTGGTCACTTACACCCGCATCTACCGCATTGCCCAGAAGCAGATACGTCGGATCTCGGCGCTAGAAAGAGCTGCTGAGAGCGCAAAGAACCGCCACAGTAGCATGGGAAACAATGCCAGTATGGAATCTGAAAGTTCTTTTAAGATGTCTTTCAAACGTGAAACCAAAGTTCTCAAGACCCTCTCGGTCATCATGGGTGTTTTCGTGTGCTGCTGGCTgcccttttttgttttaaactgcaTGGTTCCTTTCTGCAACCCAAACGAGAGCACTGACTTCTTGTGCATCAGTTCCACCACATTTGATGTGTTTGTTTGGTTCGGTTGGGCGAACTCATCACTCAACCCCATCATCTATGCCTTCAATGCTGACTTCCGAAAGGCATTCTCCATCTTGCTGGGCTGCCATCGGCTCTGCCCGGGCAGCAGCGCTATAGAGATTGTGAGTATCAACAACAACTGTGGCCCTCCGTCTACTTCTCAGTATCAGCCTAAGGGCCACATTCCCAAGGAGGGCAACAACAGCAACTATGAGATCCCTCACAGTATCATATGCCAAGAGGAGGAGAACCAGAAGAAGGAGGACGACTCTGGCATAAAGACCTTTGATAAACTGTCACCTTCCATGTCAGGCACTTTGGATAGTGATGCGGACGTCTCACTAGAAAAGATCAACCCCATTACACAAAACGGACAGCACAAATCCATACCCTGCTGA